A genomic stretch from Lathyrus oleraceus cultivar Zhongwan6 chromosome 2, CAAS_Psat_ZW6_1.0, whole genome shotgun sequence includes:
- the LOC127121134 gene encoding protein PSK SIMULATOR 2, with protein MQDLSSLAQNTAELYHELNALDRFQQDYNQKVKELESLNLPLNGEGLTAFHSELKHQRKLVKSLQRKSLWSKNLEEIVEKLVDIATHIHQAIFEFLGKNGMETYQT; from the exons ATGCAAGACTTGTCCTCTCTAGCTCAGAATACTGCT GAATTATACCATGAGTTGAATGCATTGGACCGTTTTCAACAAGATTATAACCAAAAGGTTAAGGAATTGGAGTCCTTAAATCTTCCTCTCAATG GGGAAGGTCTCACAGCTTTTCATAGTGAGCTTAAGCATCAAAGAAAGCTTGTGAAGAGCTTGCAAAGGAAATCCCTTTGGTCCAAAAATTTAGAGGAG ATAGTTGAAAAGCTTGTTGATATAGCCACACACATACATCAAGCGATTTTCGAGTTCCTTGGGAAAAATGGTATGGAAACATACCAAACATGA
- the LOC127122000 gene encoding uncharacterized protein LOC127122000 yields MKFDFPDEGIMFIRDCNIPVPDEGLEPGSWWRLMFDGSSNAKGHGIREIITSSTILHIPFIARLCFDCTNNMAEYKACIYDIEAIIDLRIKILELYGDYALVISQVRGEWETRDKKLIMYREHMVKLIPYFDEITFHYIPRGENQLADVLATFPSMFKFK; encoded by the coding sequence atgaaatttgactttcctgatgagggCATCATGTTCATTCGAGATTGCAATATCCCAGTCCCCGACGAAGGACTCGAACCAGGATCATGGTGGAGGCTCATGTTCGACGGTTCCTCTAATGCAAAAGGTCATGGGATAAGAGAAATTATCACATCTTCGACTATTTTGCACATTCCATTCATCGCTAGATTATGCTTTGACTGCACcaacaacatggcagaatataAGGCATGTATCTACGATATTGAAGCAATTATTGACTTGAGAATTAAGATTCTTGAGTTGTATGGAGACTATGCTTTAGTAATCAGTCAAGTTCGAGGAGAATGGGAAACTCGGGATAAGAAGTTGATTATGTACAGAGAACACATGGTGAAGTTGATTCCCTATTTTGATGAAATCACTTTTCATTATATCCCAAGGGGAGAGAATCAGTTAGCCGATGTTTTAGCTACTTTTCCATCCATGTTTAAATTCAAGTGA
- the LOC127121999 gene encoding uncharacterized protein LOC127121999, which translates to MKFEFSDEDVLFLKDYHNILDLDEGPELGSQWTLVFDGASNALRNGIGDFITSPTGFHIPFTSRICFDCTNNMAEYEACFYGIETTIDLRIKFLEVYGDSALVISQIKGEWETRHPNQILYREHVMKLIPYFEEITFDHIPREENHLADVLATLASMFKVKWVNEAPFIRIMRLDEPAFCYANDEVQDDKPWFYDIKLYIEKQEYPEDASITYKKTLRKLFVGFSLNGNVLHKRSHDYVFLRCVDRHEVEMIIEEIHG; encoded by the coding sequence atgaagtttgaattttCTGACGAGGATGTGTTGTTTCTCAAAGATTATCACAATATACTAGATCTAGATGAAGGCCCCGAACTAGGATCGCAATGGACACTTGTGTTCGACGGTGCTTCAAATGCTTTGCGAAATGGTATTGGAGATTTCATTACTTCTCCCACAGGTTTTCATATTCCTTTCACTTCCAGAATTTGTTTTGATTGCACCAATAAcatggctgaatatgaagcttgctTCTACGGGATTGAAACAACtattgacttgagaatcaaatTTCTGGAGGTATACGGAGACTCAGCTCTAGTTATCAGccaaatcaaaggagaatgggagacgagGCACCCAAATCAGATTCTATATCGGGAGCATGTAATGAAGTTGATTCCATATTTTGAGGAGATCACATTTGACCATATCCCGAGAGAAGAGAACCACTTAGCAGATGTACTGGCTACTTTGGCATCCATGTTTAAAGTTAAATGGGTGAATGAGGCCCCCTTCATCAGAATTATGAGGTTGGATGAGCCAGCATTTTGCTATGCTAATGATGaagtgcaagatgataagccttggttctATGATATCAAATTATACATTGAAAAACAAGAGTACCCGGAGGATGCGTCTATCACATATAAGAAAACACTAAGGAAGTTGTTTGTCGGGTTTTCCTTGAATGGTAATGTGTTGCATAAGAGGAGTCATGATTAtgtttttctcagatgcgtggatagacacgaagtagaaATGATTATTGAGGAGATTCATGGCTAA